A genomic stretch from Helianthus annuus cultivar XRQ/B chromosome 1, HanXRQr2.0-SUNRISE, whole genome shotgun sequence includes:
- the LOC110943614 gene encoding uncharacterized protein LOC110943614 codes for MKRGEHRRNQTKRVYKGSRVWFHMQLHRCNNLVLIFPRARSISLDQMMFFSKVMGNDRNGDAVIYGLGVRAADVWGVIPSHSACHRENIQLKSQCEELTSTVVQLRAQVLEMEGSRGGSSVQPLASQHFPNVTNGHQRLRVRDEVFLKSILNSTDTVARGRVQSLDPMI; via the exons ATGAAAAGAGGCGAACATAGAAGAAATCAA ACAAAGAGAGTGTACAAGGGATCGAGAGTTTGGTTTCATATGCAATT GCACAGATGCAACAACTTAGTTCTAATCTTCCCGAGGGCTCGATCGATAAGCCTGGACCAGATGATGTTTTTTTCTAAAGTAATGGGTAATGATCGAAATGGTGATGCCGTTATATATGGTCTGGGTGTTCGTGCTGCTGATGTTTGGGGTGTAATACCAAGTCATTCGGCATGTCATAGAGAAAACATCCAATTGAAGTCTCAATGTGAAGAACTTACTAGTACTGTGGTCCAGTTACGAGCCCAAGTATTAGAGATGGAAGGGTCGAGGGGTGGTTCTAGTGTTCAACCTCTTGCATCACAACATTTCCCCAATGTAACCAATGGACATCAACGTTTACGG gtcaGAGATGAAGTTTTTCTCAAAAGCATTCTAAACTCTACCGATACTGTAGCAAGAGGAAGGGTCCAGAGCTTGGACCCAATGATCTAG